The Naumovozyma dairenensis CBS 421 chromosome 1, complete genome genomic interval TACCACACCATCATAATAACGTAACCACTCATGAAAAGGAATATGATTTAGATTTCATCATTGGGTTACAGAATATGGGTAATTCATGTTATTTAAATTGTATTATTCAATGTCTCTTGGGTACACATGAATTAACtaaaattttcttaaattattcatttgaaagatatatCAATTTGAATAGTAAATTAGGTTCCAAGGGTGTCCTCGCAAAAAATTTATCcaaattaattcatttaatgtATAATCATTCaactttaaaaaataatggagataaaaccaaaaaaaaatctgGTAATAACTTTATTAAGCCAATTCAATTTAGAATGGCATGCGGTTCCAtcaataatcttttcaaaaattgttCACAACAGGATTGTCAAGAATTTTGTCAATTCCTTTTAGATGCATTACATGAAGATTTAAATCAATGTGGTTCTAACCCTcctttgaaagaattatcaaCAAAGGCAGAATCCATGagagaaaaattatcattaagaATCGCTTCCTCTATTGAATGGGAAAGGTATCTAACCACTGATTTTAGTGTTATCGTGGATCTTTTCCAAGGTCAGTATGCATCAAGATTACAATGTAAGACTTGTATTCATACCTCTACCACATATCAACCATTTTCTGTCCTTTCTGTTCCAattccaaagaagaaaaatttaaatttattggattgctttaaagattttaccaagattgaaaatttggaaGTTGATGAACAATGGTTTTGTCCCAATTGTAAATCGAAACAACCATCTActaaaaaattaacaaTAACAAGATTACCGAGAAATTTAATCattcatttgaaaagatttgataataatctaaataaaaataataatttaattgacTACCCATTCATTTTAGATCTAACTCAATTTTGGGctgatgattttgatggTGAATTACCACCTGGTGTCACTGACGAGTTACCAAAAAGAGGTCAAATCCCACCTTTTAAATATAGATTATATGGTGCCGCATTACATTTTGGTAGTCTGTACGGTGGTCATTATACCGCGTTTGTTAATAAGGGAATTAGAAATGgttggtattattttgatgataCTAATTATCGTccaattaaaaatgaaaggGAACCCATCAGTTCAAATGCATATGTTTTATTCTATCATCGTATTTATGGCGTTTGATATACGTATTTTCTATAGATCTTTACTTAAAGTAATAACGGTCATTAATCgttgattttttttgtactttctttattttcatacATCAGTAGCATTTTgtatattcattaaaagTATACATAAAACTATATATGCTCAGacagtaataatatacgTGAACTTGTGctttcatttattttagACTACTCCCAatcgtcatcatcttcatcatcttgatcttcggagttttttattttcgtGTCTTCATTAGCCTTTGCAACGGATGCAACGTCAGGAATATCTGCTTTCTCAATAACTACTGGCGATTCGCCACGGTCAGTTCCATTCTCAGGTTCATGTTCTTTTATATGCTTGTCTTTTTCCTGCCCTTTTCCtccttcctcttcttcatcatcatcatcgtcgtcCCAACTGACTTCTTCCACGGTTTCATACtttgtcttcttttccGAATTgtcaatttttttacttttattcaataatttcttccTTTCCTCACCTCTAGCTAATATCTGTTCCCTTTCCgtaaaatatatttgcCAAAATGTCTTATAATCAACATCATGTGGTACTATagaattcattaatttttccaaatctttatcattttgtaaaatcGTTGAAATTTCCTTCGTAATTTCATCTGATTCAATGTTAAAATTATGTTCTGTATCACTACtattatctttttctttctttttcaaatatatattcttatcGTTTGAAAGGTTCTTTAATTCTGCCTCCGTTCTATTCccagcaacaacaataacttGTTGTTCATTCTCTTTTGATGATTCTTCAACATCAAGAGCAACAATCTTATCCAAAGCTTCATTCATGGAAGACCAAAATCCGCCAGTCTTTGAACTAACTTTATTCCAATAAGAACTAGCTAAATTTTCCACATTAGCTAAATTTGAATCCAATTGTcctaaataataattagCCCTTTCAGTAGTCTCATCATCCAAAATTGGAATCTTTAATTCAATTCCATTATCTTTCTCCTCCACTACATCACGTAATTTAGATTTAGTCAATTCAAATGTCTTTGTCACTTGGTTTTCAATAGCTTGCATagtttcatttattttacGTGTCTCTTCAGATATGGTCCCCttctcatcatcatcatcagcagcagcagcagcagcagcgTCATTTATTGCTTTAGTAGTGGGTGTGTTTGAGGGAATGTCATCTACTTGTTCCTGAAGGAATGAATCCATGATTACTcgattttctttttttctattttatgTTGTAGAACCTTTTATATCTCTATATCCCTGTTTCATCTTTCTTGAACAGTTTAActtattcaatttattattattgacaTATGTTTTTTCcctttcttgaaatttattGTTAAACATATTAAATTTGAGAAACCTTTATTGAGAGACTTGAAAACATCAACCAGATGAAGAGAGGAGAATATGAGAGATAGACGAATACGAGAATCGATATCAGTAAGTGAGCATGAGTCTAGTGACACCATTACTTTTCAGTACGATACAACCTCAATTGTATAGAGGTTCACAACCAAGAGAAATCAATATTCCATTTTTAAAGATGTTGAATTTGAACTATATTGTATCGTTAACTAGTGAACCCCTAGGTGATGATCCTACAATGCTTCAATTCTGCCATAGTAATGGTATTTCTATATTACACATCCCATGTCAAGACGATAAACAAAGTgacaaaaagaagaagaagctgaaAGAAGAGGAGGATAATAAGAAGTCAGAGCAAGACAAAGGAGAAAAGGAAGTAGTAGTGGTGAAAGTtaagaggaagaaaagaCATGTACCCATTGATTATGATGTTGTAGAACGATGTGTTAAGTTCCTTGTTGATAAAAGACATTATCCTTGTTACATTCATTGTTCAAGTGGAGAATTGATTACATCTTTGGTGGTGGCATGTTTGAGGAAATTTTCATATTGGAGTACTGTATCcatattaaatgaattcCTCGTTTATAATTCAAGTATAAATATTCatgaaagaaattttattgAGAATTTTAATTCTGAAATTGAGGTtgagaatttgaaattgatcGATAAAGTTCCTTGGATATCCATACAATATCTTAGTAACGTGGATACAAAATCAAGTAAAAAAGAAGTT includes:
- the DOS2 gene encoding Dos2p (similar to Saccharomyces cerevisiae DOS2 (YDR068W); ancestral locus Anc_8.187), which encodes MDSFLQEQVDDIPSNTPTTKAINDAAAAAAADDDDEKGTISEETRKINETMQAIENQVTKTFELTKSKLRDVVEEKDNGIELKIPILDDETTERANYYLGQLDSNLANVENLASSYWNKVSSKTGGFWSSMNEALDKIVALDVEESSKENEQQVIVVAGNRTEAELKNLSNDKNIYLKKKEKDNSSDTEHNFNIESDEITKEISTILQNDKDLEKLMNSIVPHDVDYKTFWQIYFTEREQILARGEERKKLLNKSKKIDNSEKKTKYETVEEVSWDDDDDDEEEEGGKGQEKDKHIKEHEPENGTDRGESPVVIEKADIPDVASVAKANEDTKIKNSEDQDDEDDDDWE
- the OCA6 gene encoding protein-tyrosine-phosphatase (similar to Saccharomyces cerevisiae YDR067C; ancestral locus Anc_8.186), with translation MSLVTPLLFSTIQPQLYRGSQPREINIPFLKMLNLNYIVSLTSEPLGDDPTMLQFCHSNGISILHIPCQDDKQSDKKKKKLKEEEDNKKSEQDKGEKEVVVVKVKRKKRHVPIDYDVVERCVKFLVDKRHYPCYIHCSSGELITSLVVACLRKFSYWSTVSILNEFLVYNSSINIHERNFIENFNSEIEVENLKLIDKVPWISIQYLSNVDTKSSKKEVDNMSHMKTATTVSIRPNNSHQDSIPKGLPKLKFHSL